Genomic window (Jeotgalibacillus aurantiacus):
TTGGTGTCGTGGAGACGGATTACAGCGATGTGCTTTTTGCATCAACGGTTAGTGGGAAAGGGTTTGGCTCCTATCCGGGTCTCGCGCTTGTATTGCATCGTGAGGAAATCAAACAGCATACAGGACTGCCGCGTTACCTTGATCTAGGCATGTACAGCGGAAAGGAAACACCTTATACGCATTCTTCAAACCTGGTGAGTGCTTTACGTACTGCATTAAATCTGGATAGTGCTACTGACTATGACGTCAGAGCTGCGTGGAAGGGGGGTGGCCTGGCTGTTTTAGGGGATGATACGTATTCACACGGAATCGTTACTGCACAGCTGCCATCAACCATTTCAAGCAGAGCATTTGGAGACCGCTGCAAACAAAAAGGCGTCCTGATCAGCTATGAGAGTGAGTACCTGTTGAAACGCAACTGGATTCAGGCAGCAGTCATGGGATCCCATCAGGAAAAAGGATTGAAACAGGCGATCGAAGTGACGGTAAAGGTGTTTAGGGAGCTGGCAGGGAGTGTAGAGATGGAGTCTGTCCATGAAGTCTACAGTCGAGAAGAGGAACAGGCCCACTTCTAGTTGAAGGAGTGATCATATGAAAATCCGTATTGTCGGGTCAGTTGGCAGTGGGAAGACGACTTTGGCAAGATGGCTTTCTGAGCTATCCGGGACGCCGTTTGTTGAGCTCGATCAGGTAGTGTGGGAGCGTAATAAGGAAGGGCTTGAGGATAGAAGGAGAACGGAAGAGGAAAGGGAATTGGTTTTAAGTGAGATTCTGGATCGTTCTTCCTGGATTGTGGAGGGTGTACATTCTGAAGAATGGACGCACAGCACATTTGAAAAAGCCGATGCCATTGTGTTTCTGGATCCGCCGCGAAATGTGCGTAAATGGAGAATTACAAAACGATTTATCAAACAGCGCTTAAAGCTCGAAGCCGTGCATTACGATCCAACCTGGACAATCTATAAAAAAATGTTCAAATGGGACCGCTACTTCGAGGAGAACGGGAAGCCGAATGTGATTCGGATTTGCGGGGAACTTCAGTGCTGCTTGATCACTATTAAGAATCAGGGAGACCGAAAACGCCTGGCAAAGAAACTACTGTAGAAATGGGGTCTGCCCCCTATATCTACAGTATTGATTTGAAGAATGGCGTTGTGCTATAATTTTGACAACTTATATGAACGGAGGTGAAAAGGAATGAATAAGTCTGCTGGATTAGCATGTGAAAAACAGGTTAGTTTCTTATATTTTACACATGCTCAAATTCATGATTTTGCGAACAACGGGACAAGTCTGCCCTTTTTTAGCAAAATACGAATAAAATCCAGCTGATGAACCATTCTTTTTCGCCGTGCGCAAAAGGACTGTCTGTTGATCAGGCAGTCCTTTTTTGTCTTGAAAAGATTGTTCTTTCAGCTGTACTGGAGGAACCGGGTATGTATATGAAAGCAGAACAAATCGCCAAAATGATGGGCGGTACAAAAATATTTGAATCATTGACAATTGAAGTGAAAGAGAACGAGGTCGTGGGGCTTGTCGGTCCGAATGGCTGTGGCAAAACAACGTTATTAAAGCTGATGGCTGAACATGAGCCGGTCGATGCAGGCCGTATCATCCGGAAAAAAGGGCTGTCAGTTGGCTACCTCAATCAGATTCCTTCCTTTCCGTCACACTGGACCGGTCAGGCTGTGTTATTAACCGCGTTCGAACAAGTTGTCTCGATGGAAAAGCAGATGAAGGAGCTGGAGCGGGAAATGGGTCAGGCAGATCCTGTTCAACTTGAACGGTTGCTTGTGAAATACGGTGATTTGCAGGAACAATTCACCGCTCTAGGCGGATATGAACGTGATGCCAAGATTCAGGCTGTTATCCAGGGACTAAAGCTGAGCCGCTTTATTGACCAGCCATTTTGTCAGTTAAGCGGCGGGGAGCAGACGAAGGTCATGCTTGGCTTCCTTTTATTGAAAAACCCGGATTTACTGCTGCTTGATGAGCCGACCAACCATCTGGATATGGACGCAATTGAATGGCTCGAGGGATTTGTGAAGGCACATCATGGAGCCATCCTGATGGTCTCGCATGACCGCCATTTTCTCAATCAGACAGCGACACGCATCGTTGAAATTGAGGATGGTGAAACCTACAGCTACAAAGGAAATTATGATGCCTATGTAAAAGAGAAGGAAGCGCGCATCATGCAGGAGTTCCACGAGTATGAGGAGCAGCAGAAAAAAATCAAGAAAATGAAAGAGGCGATCCGTCGTCTGCGTCAGTGGGCGAACGAAGCGAATCCGCCAAATCCTAAGCTGTTTAAAAAAGCAAAATCAATGGAGAAGGCACTTGAGCGGATGGAGCGTGTTAAGAAGCCGGTGACGGTTAAAAAGATGAATCTTTCGCTCGATGCAGGTGATCGCAGCGGGAAAGACGTTGTGACCTTTGAGCATGTTGGGAAGCGATATGAGCACTGGCTTTTCCGTGACGTAAATCTGTCTGTTAAATGGCAGGATCATATCGGCATCGTTGGTGGGAATGGGACAGGGAAGTCGACGCTGATCAAAATGATTACAGGTGATGTCCAGCCGGATGAAGGGCGCTGCCGGATTGGCAGTAATGTAAAAGTCGGTTATCTTTCACAGCTATTCTCCTATCGAGATCCATCCATGCGCGTTATTGACGTTTTCAGAGAACATGTATCGATGACAGAAGGGGACGCGCGCCACGTTCTGGCCAGGTTTTTATTCTACGGCTATGACGTCTTTAAAAAAGTTGAGAGTTTGAGTGGTGGCGAACGCATGAGGCTGCGACTTGCCCAGCTGATGCATGATGAAATCAACTTGCTTGTGCTGGATGAACCCACGAATCATCTGGATATTGAATCACGTGAGGTGCTTGAGGATACGCTTCAGCAGTTTGAAGGCACCATTTTAGCGATCTCACACGACCGGTATTTTTTAAATGCGCTATTCCACAAAACTGCCTGGTTGGAAAATGGAGAACTGACTTTATACGACGGTCACTACGACTGGGCGAAGTCCAAGCGGCCTGAGCTCAGAGATGAACCTTCAGTTGAGAAAAAACCTGCTCAGGAAAAGCCCAGACAGCAGGAAAAGCAAGAGATAGACATTGAAGCGAGCATTCAGGCGCTTGAAAAAGACATTCAGAACCTGGAGGCCGAAATCCTGGCTATTCAGGATGCCTGGGAGGCATATGAGCAGCTTTTAAATGATAAACAGCATGCGGAGCGTGAGTTGGAAGCGTTATATGATCAGTGGCTGCAGAGTCAGGAATAAACAGATTCAGGTTGCTGTAACTCAAAGGGAGATGGAGCGTATGAATGAATTAAAACAAAAGATATTATTTCACGAAAAAGAGCTGTTAAACAACGAAATTCGAACATCTCTTGAGGATCTCGACCGGCTGATTCACGAAGACTTTCTGGAATTCGGCAAGTCAGGCGGGACCTGGAGAAAAGAAGATCTGATGGGAGAAGAAGGAGCCGGGCATATTGACGTGACAGTAGAAGGCTTTGATATCCGGGTCCTTACTTCTGATACCGTGCAGGCAATCTATCAATCAAAAAATAACCAAACAAACGAAAAAGCCAACCGCTGCTCCATCTGGAAAAAAGAAAAAGATCAATGGCAGATGATTTTTCATCAGGGTACGGTTGCAAGGTAGTGTAGAGGCAGGGTCTGTCCCCAGGTCTACTGAAGACTTTAGGGACAGCCCCCCCTGTCTACAAAAGGAGGATTATGACGTGAGGAAAACAACGATTATGCCTTATACGGAGTCATGGGCTGAGGAGTTTGAGCGGGAGGCTGCCGCCATTAGGAATATATTTAATAGCGCAATTCTTTATCATATAGGTAGCACCTCAGTTCCGGCGATTGGTTATGCGAAGCCTGTCATTGACATTTTAGGTGAGCTGGAGGATATTTCAGAAGCAGACCGGCTGAGTGCTGACATGGAGAGGCTTGGCTATGAGGTCTGTGGGGAGAACGGGATCCCGGGACGCCGTTTTTTTACGAAGGGTGGAAATGAGCGGACGCACCATGTGCACCTTTATGAAAAGGGCAATGAACAAATTGATATTCACCTGAATTTTAAGCGGTACCTGTTGGAGCATCCAACTGACGCGAAAGCATATGGTGAGTTGAAACTTCAATTGCTACAAGAGTTCCCGGATCAGCACGAGGAATATCAAACCAGAAAGCAGCCTTTTGTAAGTGAACTGGCGAAAAAAGCGAATGAGTGGGCATTAAAGGAGAGATCTAAGGCTTAAGGCTGATCTTAATTTACAGCTTGAGCTACTTATATTTTGATACAACTGGGATTACACTTTTTTACGTGAACGAAAGTAAAGGAGTGTAAGTCATGAAAAAGGTCTTCATTGCTATATCAGGAATTACGTTGTTGATTGGTTTGTTTCTGTGGTTGAGGAGTGGACAAGCAGAAGTGATTTATCAGGAAAATGTGCCTGAAATTCCTTTGCCTAATGAAGTCAGTTCAAAGATCGTATGGCCTCGCGAAGCAGATGATGTGGAAGATGCAGGTGAAGCAAGCGCGGTTGCTGTAAATTCAGATGGTGATCTTTATTACCTCCATCGGTCAGCTGCTGGTTTTGCGGATGATCAAATCATTGAAGATCCGGTTGTAGTCGTAATTGATGGAGAGACAGGTAAGGTAAAAGATAAGTGGGGAACGGGTATTTTTAAGTCCCCACATGGAATGGAAATCGATCATGAGAATCGAGTATGGGTGACTGATATTTCATTAAATAAAGTATTTACATTCTCATCAGATGGACAGCTGCTTCAAAGCTTTGGTGATGACTATCCGTTTTATCTTGAGCCTATATTGCAAATGCGAAATGAATTACCTCAAACTCCGGTTTCGATGAGTGAAACGACTTTTGCGAGGCCTACAGATATTACAGTATTTGAAGACGGATCTTTTGCGGTAAGTGATGGATACCGCAATAGTCGTGTAGTGAAGTTTACTGAAAATGGAGAAGTTGAGTGGGAGCATGACCGCCTGGGAAATAATCTTCAATCTTTTTATCTGCCACATGGAATTACGCACGATAAGGAAGGGAACATTTATGTTGCTGATAGAAGTAACGCACGGATTCAAGTGCTAAACAAGGAAGGTAAGATTATTGACACTTGGGATCAGCCAGAACTCGGTCGTCCCTTTGGTTTAGAGGTCAGTCATGATCAGGAGCTATATGTAGTGTCTGGTGGCAACACGCTTTATCCTGAGGGAGGAGATGGACTCCATCAGCTTGTTAAAATGGATTTATCGGGACAAATAGTAGAACGATTTGGTGTTCATGGTGAGGGTGCCGGAGAACTTGGTCTGCCCCACGATGTTGCTGTTGGAGTAAAGGGAGAAGTTTATATAGCGGAGCTTAGAAATAAGCGTGTTCAAGCTTTTGTATTTGAAGACTGAGGGTCACCCAGTCTTCTTTTTTATACGTCGTGCAAAAAGAAGTGAATGAATTGAAATATGTATCTGTGCTTTTTTATTCAAGGAAGTCACATTATTAATGTTACTCTGTCAGTTTCAATTCCCTCTGAATCTCATGCTTATAGTCAACATAGCCCTGATCAAACCCTGGACTGATTCCTTCAAATTTGCTCATCTTCTTACCCCACTCTTTAAATTCATAGCTGAAAACACCGCTTATCACTGCGGGATCATTTTGAATAAATGTATGTAATTCATTTTTTGATGCAACGTCTATCAGCACTGCTCCACCTGTTTCATCTCCGAATGCCCCTGCCAGAACAACCATTCCGACATCAAAATGTTCCTGGACATACACTGCGTGTTCCGGAATAGATAATTGATTGTGTAAGGCGATCTGCTCCATCCATTGGTCGCCCTTTGAATATAAAATCAGGAACCTCATTGTTATGCACCTCATTAAATATGATTTGTGAATTAATTCACAAATAAATCCTACTATAAATTTACTTATTTAGTAAGATGAATTTTCAGAAAACTGATATAATGTTAGATATTACCTACTTGGAAATGAGGGTTATGATGAAGAGTTGGCAGGGGGCAGCGGGCGTTTGTGTGAATGAAAAGAATGAGCTGTTGATGGTATTACAGGCGGCACCAGGTGAGGATAAAAAGTGGACGGTTCCATCTGGTGGAAAAGAGCTAACGGAAACTTTTGAAGAATGC
Coding sequences:
- the abc-f gene encoding ribosomal protection-like ABC-F family protein, whose product is MYMKAEQIAKMMGGTKIFESLTIEVKENEVVGLVGPNGCGKTTLLKLMAEHEPVDAGRIIRKKGLSVGYLNQIPSFPSHWTGQAVLLTAFEQVVSMEKQMKELEREMGQADPVQLERLLVKYGDLQEQFTALGGYERDAKIQAVIQGLKLSRFIDQPFCQLSGGEQTKVMLGFLLLKNPDLLLLDEPTNHLDMDAIEWLEGFVKAHHGAILMVSHDRHFLNQTATRIVEIEDGETYSYKGNYDAYVKEKEARIMQEFHEYEEQQKKIKKMKEAIRRLRQWANEANPPNPKLFKKAKSMEKALERMERVKKPVTVKKMNLSLDAGDRSGKDVVTFEHVGKRYEHWLFRDVNLSVKWQDHIGIVGGNGTGKSTLIKMITGDVQPDEGRCRIGSNVKVGYLSQLFSYRDPSMRVIDVFREHVSMTEGDARHVLARFLFYGYDVFKKVESLSGGERMRLRLAQLMHDEINLLVLDEPTNHLDIESREVLEDTLQQFEGTILAISHDRYFLNALFHKTAWLENGELTLYDGHYDWAKSKRPELRDEPSVEKKPAQEKPRQQEKQEIDIEASIQALEKDIQNLEAEILAIQDAWEAYEQLLNDKQHAERELEALYDQWLQSQE
- a CDS encoding RAxF-45 family protein produces the protein MNKSAGLACEKQVSFLYFTHAQIHDFANNGTSLPFFSKIRIKSS
- a CDS encoding AAA family ATPase is translated as MKIRIVGSVGSGKTTLARWLSELSGTPFVELDQVVWERNKEGLEDRRRTEEERELVLSEILDRSSWIVEGVHSEEWTHSTFEKADAIVFLDPPRNVRKWRITKRFIKQRLKLEAVHYDPTWTIYKKMFKWDRYFEENGKPNVIRICGELQCCLITIKNQGDRKRLAKKLL
- a CDS encoding YciI family protein; its protein translation is MRFLILYSKGDQWMEQIALHNQLSIPEHAVYVQEHFDVGMVVLAGAFGDETGGAVLIDVASKNELHTFIQNDPAVISGVFSYEFKEWGKKMSKFEGISPGFDQGYVDYKHEIQRELKLTE
- a CDS encoding nuclear transport factor 2 family protein → MNELKQKILFHEKELLNNEIRTSLEDLDRLIHEDFLEFGKSGGTWRKEDLMGEEGAGHIDVTVEGFDIRVLTSDTVQAIYQSKNNQTNEKANRCSIWKKEKDQWQMIFHQGTVAR
- a CDS encoding GrpB family protein, translating into MRKTTIMPYTESWAEEFEREAAAIRNIFNSAILYHIGSTSVPAIGYAKPVIDILGELEDISEADRLSADMERLGYEVCGENGIPGRRFFTKGGNERTHHVHLYEKGNEQIDIHLNFKRYLLEHPTDAKAYGELKLQLLQEFPDQHEEYQTRKQPFVSELAKKANEWALKERSKA
- a CDS encoding peptidyl-alpha-hydroxyglycine alpha-amidating lyase family protein; the encoded protein is MKKVFIAISGITLLIGLFLWLRSGQAEVIYQENVPEIPLPNEVSSKIVWPREADDVEDAGEASAVAVNSDGDLYYLHRSAAGFADDQIIEDPVVVVIDGETGKVKDKWGTGIFKSPHGMEIDHENRVWVTDISLNKVFTFSSDGQLLQSFGDDYPFYLEPILQMRNELPQTPVSMSETTFARPTDITVFEDGSFAVSDGYRNSRVVKFTENGEVEWEHDRLGNNLQSFYLPHGITHDKEGNIYVADRSNARIQVLNKEGKIIDTWDQPELGRPFGLEVSHDQELYVVSGGNTLYPEGGDGLHQLVKMDLSGQIVERFGVHGEGAGELGLPHDVAVGVKGEVYIAELRNKRVQAFVFED